The following proteins are encoded in a genomic region of Dokdonia donghaensis DSW-1:
- a CDS encoding mechanosensitive ion channel family protein encodes MEDYQKWIDLAIEKGSEYGLKILMAVVIWIVGKWVIGKLMKVFKKMLEKNKNMDKTLEKFLSNLVRTILLVLLIIAILGQLGIDTASFAAILAAAGLAVGLALQGSLSNFAGGVLLILFKPFKVGDLIEAQGEIGVVTEIQIFTTKISTPGNKLVILPNGALSNGNIKNYTELGELRVDLTIGVSYDADIKATKEALMRAMESQENVLKVPAPSVNMGELAESSVNYEVRPWATPENYWDVYFQTIENCKIELDKAGIEIPYPHAVEIQKEA; translated from the coding sequence ATGGAAGACTATCAAAAATGGATTGATCTAGCTATCGAAAAAGGATCAGAATACGGGCTTAAAATACTTATGGCCGTTGTTATATGGATTGTAGGTAAATGGGTTATTGGAAAACTTATGAAAGTTTTCAAAAAAATGCTCGAGAAGAACAAAAATATGGACAAGACCCTAGAAAAATTCTTGTCTAACCTAGTAAGAACCATATTGCTAGTGCTTCTTATCATTGCTATTTTAGGTCAGTTAGGTATAGACACCGCTTCTTTTGCAGCGATACTTGCTGCTGCTGGTCTTGCGGTAGGTCTTGCACTACAAGGATCATTATCTAACTTTGCTGGAGGTGTACTCTTAATACTTTTTAAACCTTTTAAAGTGGGAGATCTTATAGAAGCTCAAGGCGAAATAGGTGTTGTGACAGAGATTCAAATCTTTACTACAAAAATATCGACACCAGGTAATAAGCTAGTAATCTTACCTAACGGCGCCCTATCTAATGGTAACATAAAGAACTATACAGAGCTAGGAGAACTACGTGTAGACCTTACAATAGGTGTGTCATACGATGCAGATATTAAAGCTACCAAAGAAGCCCTAATGCGTGCTATGGAGTCTCAAGAAAATGTACTTAAAGTACCTGCTCCATCTGTAAATATGGGTGAACTTGCAGAGAGCTCTGTAAACTATGAGGTACGCCCGTGGGCAACACCAGAAAACTACTGGGATGTGTACTTCCAAACTATTGAAAACTGTAAAATCGAGCTTGACAAAGCTGGTATTGAAATACCTTACCCTCACGCTGTCGAGATACAGAAAGAGGCATAA
- a CDS encoding mechanosensitive ion channel family protein encodes MKDPLSTLSQYEEYIKRAANWIWAFIPGFISAIILLFVGLWIIRLIKRFTRKFFQRKDYDPTLEKFAQDLINWTLKIILFVTVITQLGVKTTSLVAIIGAAGLAIGLALQGSLANFAGGVLILLLRPFKVGDFIKAQGQEGTVKEISIFQTKLNTFGNQLAIIPNGQLSNETIVNFTEEGIRREALTFGIGYDDDVKLAKNILLDLVNEQETVLQIEGKEPMIVLAELGDSSVNLSLRYWAHIDDFWNLRWTVLEEGKERLEAQGITIPYPQRDVHLYKQE; translated from the coding sequence ATGAAAGACCCCCTAAGTACGTTAAGCCAGTACGAAGAATATATAAAGCGTGCCGCAAACTGGATATGGGCATTTATCCCAGGGTTTATAAGTGCTATTATACTCCTATTTGTAGGTCTCTGGATCATACGTCTTATTAAACGTTTTACTCGTAAATTTTTCCAAAGAAAGGATTATGACCCTACCCTAGAAAAGTTTGCACAAGATCTTATAAACTGGACGCTTAAAATTATACTTTTTGTTACTGTAATCACTCAACTAGGAGTAAAAACTACATCGCTTGTTGCGATTATAGGTGCCGCTGGTCTTGCTATAGGTCTTGCGCTACAAGGGTCACTTGCAAACTTTGCTGGTGGTGTACTTATATTACTACTTAGACCATTTAAAGTAGGAGATTTTATAAAAGCCCAAGGACAAGAAGGTACTGTAAAGGAAATTTCAATTTTCCAAACCAAGCTCAATACTTTTGGGAACCAACTTGCTATCATCCCTAACGGACAATTATCTAATGAAACCATTGTAAACTTTACAGAAGAGGGAATACGTAGAGAAGCCCTTACTTTTGGCATAGGTTATGACGACGATGTGAAGCTTGCAAAAAACATTCTACTAGATTTAGTAAATGAGCAAGAAACTGTGTTACAAATAGAAGGAAAAGAACCTATGATAGTGCTCGCAGAACTAGGCGATAGCAGCGTTAATCTCTCATTAAGATATTGGGCACATATAGATGATTTTTGGAATTTACGATGGACCGTGCTTGAAGAAGGCAAAGAAAGACTAGAGGCTCAAGGCATCACAATACCTTACCCACAACGTGATGTGCATCTATACAAACAAGAATAA